A portion of the Cyanobium sp. PCC 7001 genome contains these proteins:
- a CDS encoding excalibur calcium-binding domain-containing protein, translated as MANTCKQFQSCEEAIALFRAGSTKLDRDNDGMPCESFRGPN; from the coding sequence ATGGCAAATACCTGCAAGCAGTTCCAAAGCTGTGAGGAGGCTATAGCGCTCTTTAGGGCAGGCAGCACTAAGCTGGATCGAGATAATGACGGCATGCCGTGCGAATCATTCCGTGGCCCGAACTAA
- a CDS encoding HNH endonuclease yields MSKPDWTRDELVLALDLYFREPSARGSKTHPGVLELSNVLNSLPIHEVGELGEDFRNPNGVGMKLSNFLRFDPSYKGAGLKRGSHLEEEVWSTFSADLKRLQATANAIRRTVESGEAANSGPYYGEETEAPEGRVLTRIHQARERNAALIKKKKTDVLSKTGRLACEVCSFDFQQMYGEHGHGFAECHHTKPISKLMPGEKTRMSDLAIVCANCHRMLHRGRDWPSVSELKSLLKKTF; encoded by the coding sequence ATGAGCAAACCTGACTGGACTCGTGACGAACTAGTCTTGGCGTTGGATCTGTACTTTCGAGAGCCTTCAGCCCGAGGAAGTAAGACGCATCCAGGCGTGTTGGAGTTGAGTAACGTCCTCAACTCACTCCCAATCCATGAAGTAGGCGAGCTTGGTGAGGATTTCAGGAATCCTAATGGAGTAGGAATGAAGTTAAGCAACTTCTTGCGTTTCGATCCAAGCTACAAAGGCGCAGGGCTTAAACGAGGATCCCACCTTGAAGAGGAGGTGTGGAGCACATTTTCGGCGGACCTCAAACGGCTTCAGGCAACCGCCAACGCGATTAGGAGAACAGTTGAGTCTGGTGAAGCCGCTAATAGTGGCCCTTACTACGGTGAGGAGACCGAAGCACCAGAAGGCAGAGTCCTGACACGGATCCATCAAGCTAGAGAGCGAAATGCGGCCTTGATCAAGAAGAAGAAGACAGATGTTCTTAGCAAGACTGGCAGGTTAGCCTGCGAAGTCTGCAGCTTCGACTTCCAACAGATGTATGGCGAACACGGACATGGGTTTGCTGAATGTCACCATACAAAGCCAATCAGCAAGCTCATGCCCGGTGAGAAGACGCGCATGAGTGATTTGGCCATCGTTTGTGCAAACTGTCACAGAATGCTTCATCGTGGACGTGATTGGCCCTCGGTTTCCGAGTTAAAGTCACTGCTTAAGAAGACTTTCTAA
- a CDS encoding endonuclease/exonuclease/phosphatase family protein, translating into MHQTAEPKGLVKIVFWNVNKSDLTDQVCSIAAETNADVIVLNENEVDCEYTLSALQDRISTAFYMPSATRKINRFHCFCRSPSLDFSEVHSGFRTSVRKAWLSEQFALMAFVHGVDMRNYDPETRQSFAQSLASEIQLVKEQQETNRVILIGDFNMNPYDRGMNLAPGLNAMMTIRCVASGSRRHLGRDYDFYYNPMWSLFGDRTPGPPGTTYDTSNQGPYGWNMLDQVILSHSVVHLFESVEILSTAGTYALLDTYGRPNSCHFSDHLPILLTLREQSNA; encoded by the coding sequence ATGCACCAAACGGCAGAACCGAAGGGTCTTGTGAAGATCGTTTTTTGGAACGTCAACAAGTCTGACTTGACCGACCAGGTCTGCTCAATCGCAGCTGAAACCAATGCCGATGTGATTGTCCTGAATGAAAATGAGGTTGATTGCGAATATACCCTTTCGGCACTTCAGGATAGGATATCGACGGCATTCTACATGCCAAGTGCAACAAGGAAGATCAATCGGTTTCATTGCTTTTGCAGAAGTCCGAGCTTGGACTTCTCTGAAGTTCATTCTGGATTTCGAACTAGTGTTCGGAAGGCTTGGCTTTCGGAGCAATTTGCGCTGATGGCATTTGTGCATGGTGTAGACATGAGAAATTATGATCCTGAAACCCGGCAGTCATTTGCCCAGTCTCTAGCATCAGAGATACAGCTAGTCAAAGAGCAGCAAGAGACAAATAGAGTGATCCTGATAGGGGACTTCAACATGAATCCATATGACCGAGGCATGAACCTCGCTCCTGGACTCAATGCAATGATGACAATAAGATGCGTTGCATCAGGATCGCGTCGTCACCTTGGCCGTGACTATGACTTTTACTATAATCCAATGTGGAGTTTATTCGGGGACCGTACGCCTGGTCCGCCAGGAACCACATACGACACCAGTAATCAGGGGCCGTATGGATGGAACATGTTAGACCAAGTTATACTGAGCCATTCAGTTGTGCATTTATTTGAAAGCGTGGAGATCTTGTCAACAGCCGGCACTTACGCTCTACTCGACACATATGGTCGACCGAATTCTTGCCATTTCTCGGACCATCTGCCTATCCTGCTAACACTACGTGAACAAAGCAATGCCTAG
- a CDS encoding GIY-YIG nuclease family protein: MTDLTSKDKVSQLRMLRLVLFPTRDPGIYSKNKRLLDIIKRTASISDARALALLAILRSQEPEFNHATSLPDSSIVIQEELARHTPNALTRLTALIRRKEEELIRKEQKAAELGEKRRVRERQTQEDRRHYLVEQLGLPKNTSYKAAKEIERSRDIDRGRRREKREERRKKEEERRKSLNFLAAQEALHKWRKTARLYAKELDENPRVVLALLGKPQSLGLQDLFKYLAIYSLTRPASESSSKPPFAETRASQRRREKWQLRLEVLEHIIDNRIHDYLEAARAKDRLTLDIKADGQADAALATSLAAAACQALDGCNGYIYLKTWGLSDGTRWYKIGITNDPQRRDSEQNVLPVPAITLRLIRLPSMDHARAIEQAFQCVLADLRICNASNRELFSLSDQQLAALVNAMEGINARLDYNEALSAPH; the protein is encoded by the coding sequence ATGACTGACCTCACGTCCAAGGATAAGGTGTCGCAGCTTAGAATGCTCAGGCTTGTGCTGTTTCCCACTAGAGACCCAGGTATTTATAGCAAGAATAAGAGACTGCTTGATATCATTAAGCGAACAGCAAGCATCAGCGATGCTCGCGCTCTTGCCCTTCTTGCAATTCTCCGCAGTCAAGAGCCTGAGTTTAATCATGCTACTAGCTTGCCTGATTCATCCATTGTCATCCAAGAAGAACTAGCTAGACATACACCAAATGCCCTGACTAGGCTAACGGCGCTAATCAGACGGAAGGAGGAAGAACTTATCCGTAAGGAGCAAAAGGCGGCTGAGCTCGGCGAGAAGCGGAGAGTTCGCGAACGGCAGACTCAAGAAGACAGGAGGCACTATCTTGTAGAGCAACTCGGCCTGCCAAAGAATACCTCCTATAAAGCAGCAAAAGAAATTGAGCGTAGCCGCGACATAGACCGTGGGAGGCGTAGGGAGAAGAGAGAGGAGCGGAGAAAGAAGGAAGAAGAGAGGAGGAAGAGTCTTAATTTCCTTGCTGCTCAAGAGGCCTTACACAAGTGGCGCAAGACTGCAAGGCTCTATGCAAAAGAGCTTGATGAGAACCCACGGGTTGTGTTAGCCCTCTTGGGCAAGCCCCAATCACTTGGTCTACAGGACCTGTTTAAGTACTTAGCCATATATTCCCTTACACGCCCCGCTTCCGAGTCGAGCAGTAAGCCTCCATTCGCTGAGACACGGGCAAGCCAGAGGCGCAGAGAAAAGTGGCAATTACGATTAGAAGTGCTGGAGCATATAATTGATAATCGAATACATGATTATCTAGAAGCAGCCAGAGCAAAGGATAGACTTACTCTAGACATCAAGGCCGATGGCCAGGCTGATGCCGCACTAGCTACTTCTCTTGCGGCTGCAGCTTGCCAGGCACTAGACGGGTGCAACGGGTATATCTATCTTAAAACCTGGGGACTGAGTGATGGGACACGATGGTACAAGATTGGCATCACGAATGACCCCCAACGGCGGGATTCAGAGCAGAATGTTCTGCCAGTGCCAGCCATCACGTTAAGGTTGATTAGGCTCCCTTCAATGGACCATGCTCGCGCTATAGAGCAAGCATTTCAATGCGTACTTGCTGATCTTAGGATCTGCAATGCAAGCAACCGAGAGCTGTTTTCATTAAGCGATCAGCAGCTAGCTGCCCTTGTTAATGCCATGGAGGGAATTAATGCGCGCCTAGACTACAATGAAGCCCTGTCAGCACCCCATTAA
- a CDS encoding site-specific integrase, which produces MPKTNGAGQATTLSPGQLDQLLAAAPSPDHRCLWAVMRYTGSRVSETLKLTWGAIHSDRLVFVASTTKTRTTREPRISPQLAAELHSFRSEWIRRWGRECRTGDHLFASRFGPSEHLSRAAADLALRQTIARIDVPSGCSLHTFRRSFATTAAQNGAALETIRRFTGHKSLDQLSRYIDVTSRDEEALFAAIAG; this is translated from the coding sequence ATGCCGAAGACCAATGGCGCCGGGCAGGCCACCACGCTCAGCCCCGGACAACTTGACCAGCTCCTTGCCGCTGCACCATCACCAGATCACCGCTGCCTGTGGGCCGTGATGAGGTACACGGGATCGAGGGTGAGTGAAACGTTGAAGCTGACCTGGGGCGCCATCCATTCCGACCGCCTGGTGTTCGTTGCCAGCACCACGAAGACCCGCACCACACGCGAACCACGGATCAGCCCTCAGCTGGCTGCAGAGCTTCACAGCTTCCGATCTGAATGGATCAGGCGATGGGGGCGCGAGTGCCGAACAGGAGATCACCTGTTCGCATCTCGGTTCGGACCTTCGGAGCACCTGAGCCGTGCAGCCGCGGACCTCGCCCTGCGTCAGACCATCGCTCGAATCGACGTGCCCTCAGGCTGCAGCCTGCACACCTTCCGTCGGTCGTTCGCCACGACTGCAGCGCAGAACGGGGCTGCACTGGAGACGATCCGCCGTTTCACGGGCCACAAGAGCCTGGATCAGCTCAGCCGCTACATCGACGTCACATCCAGAGACGAGGAAGCTCTGTTTGCGGCCATCGCCGGCTGA
- a CDS encoding GIY-YIG nuclease family protein, producing the protein MNIVYVLSNPAMPGLVKIGKTNTTVEERMASLNGTSIPFPFECEYACTVSEGQDVEAALHFAFGDHRVNPNREFFELMPERVVAVLKLLALEDVTPSVSAELQADPTDKAAAERFTRKRRPPLNFHEMGLANGAVLTWDRDPSISATVCGPKRVAYNGEELAISRLTGDLFGSSNYVNPGPYWNVGGRLLRDIYNDTYDPIDE; encoded by the coding sequence ATGAACATCGTCTACGTCCTTAGCAATCCTGCAATGCCTGGCCTTGTGAAGATTGGCAAGACCAACACGACCGTGGAGGAAAGGATGGCAAGTTTGAATGGCACAAGCATTCCATTCCCTTTTGAGTGCGAGTACGCTTGCACTGTCAGTGAGGGTCAGGATGTAGAGGCGGCACTCCACTTTGCATTTGGCGACCATCGGGTGAATCCTAATCGGGAGTTCTTTGAGCTCATGCCAGAGCGAGTAGTTGCTGTGCTGAAGCTTCTTGCTTTGGAAGACGTAACGCCCAGTGTCTCAGCCGAGCTTCAGGCTGACCCAACAGACAAAGCGGCGGCGGAAAGGTTCACACGCAAACGTCGCCCACCCCTGAACTTCCATGAGATGGGCCTCGCCAATGGAGCGGTTCTGACCTGGGATCGTGACCCATCGATAAGTGCCACTGTCTGTGGTCCAAAGCGTGTTGCGTACAACGGGGAGGAGTTGGCAATCAGTCGTCTAACAGGCGACTTGTTTGGCTCCAGTAATTATGTAAATCCTGGCCCGTACTGGAATGTAGGAGGCCGCCTACTAAGGGACATCTACAACGACACTTATGACCCCATTGACGAGTGA
- a CDS encoding AAA family ATPase, whose translation MTYATPNHANGRVESSSQQGVAPKQPGVFDPPLAAEFIDAIGKNGCTRTRGFRPKGQSRGRAVKDDLFLPDGSVNAATIQRWQDERFGVYFVVNNGGDTKASITEIVAYFAEFDDGTKTEQFQRLNSSPLLTPSYVIDNGGKSLHVYWVLDEPILCRAREDCPNKAQWTAEQERIAAVLGSDPSIKDPSRVMRLPGAWYVKADGSFGGQAKVVAGTGKRVMRDEFLDCLPEPESPVSPPPRQLQASPAPISADLPPRPLEEVRAALNYIPPRIPGSGTYQDDRPAAIGYIHAVIEAGGTKELAMADLRVHNPEWTDNDQVIRSSDLSSFTSGSFWHAVKVNGGDASRSDLCSNGKQLASRIATNGKVMVSPAQGKAGSQKPPEEVLIILRDRARKLIQQPMPPHERSVILRSLAQNHGAHITPAEISQLLSVARQDLRGRPQGVALGQKICIQRRKWLCEGLLPAGRPTLMVSVPKVGKTTLLCALVSAWHYGCGEFLGMKLHGNCPPVLLLGPDMTPEDWADLLVPLGLARYTKEDEDDDNRELELLPPIQYLWHSESGITLNEEGYEEVEEQLRENQGSLLIADSYTALTASLGLDEWKAEVAGPLLDLACLCSLYDATPIVIHHAGKSRAGERASSASRGANALPAAVSQVVSLRWLDEAGPGSIRRDSRVVLSTEGRAGKPVELVVEQQEDRQWVLHGEGAQFEAEKARQRQIEKINKNERQRAVYELVRGRWDQGLRTGVSDILNELGDLFEGGDQQKMARRTLEQLDLTHGLIEQKKEVVVGRGLVALYQVKECGTNRG comes from the coding sequence ATGACATACGCCACCCCCAACCACGCTAATGGGCGCGTTGAATCCAGCAGTCAGCAAGGCGTGGCGCCCAAGCAGCCTGGTGTTTTTGACCCGCCCCTGGCAGCGGAGTTCATTGATGCCATCGGCAAGAACGGCTGCACCCGCACCCGTGGCTTTCGCCCCAAAGGTCAGAGCCGCGGTCGTGCTGTCAAGGATGATCTGTTCCTGCCTGATGGGTCGGTCAATGCTGCCACCATCCAGCGATGGCAGGACGAACGTTTTGGCGTGTACTTCGTCGTCAACAACGGCGGTGACACAAAGGCCAGCATTACTGAGATCGTTGCCTACTTCGCTGAGTTCGATGATGGCACCAAGACAGAGCAATTCCAGCGGCTTAACTCCTCGCCGTTGCTCACGCCCAGTTATGTGATTGACAACGGCGGCAAGTCGTTGCATGTGTACTGGGTGCTGGATGAGCCGATTCTTTGTCGTGCCAGAGAGGATTGCCCGAACAAAGCGCAATGGACAGCAGAACAGGAGCGGATTGCTGCTGTTCTTGGCAGTGATCCATCCATCAAAGATCCATCCCGAGTGATGCGACTGCCCGGCGCCTGGTACGTCAAGGCGGATGGATCATTCGGCGGTCAGGCCAAGGTCGTCGCAGGCACCGGAAAACGGGTGATGCGTGATGAGTTCCTCGACTGCCTCCCAGAACCCGAGTCCCCCGTTAGTCCCCCGCCACGGCAGTTGCAGGCTTCTCCTGCCCCAATCTCTGCTGACCTGCCACCCAGGCCGCTGGAGGAGGTGCGAGCAGCCCTTAATTACATCCCCCCGCGCATTCCCGGGAGCGGGACCTACCAGGATGATAGGCCAGCTGCGATCGGCTACATCCATGCCGTGATCGAGGCCGGTGGCACAAAGGAGCTAGCAATGGCCGATCTTCGCGTCCACAACCCTGAATGGACAGACAATGATCAGGTCATCCGCAGCAGTGATCTGAGCTCATTCACTTCAGGCAGCTTCTGGCATGCGGTGAAGGTTAATGGCGGGGATGCGAGTCGCAGTGACCTGTGCTCGAACGGCAAACAACTTGCTTCCCGCATAGCCACTAACGGCAAGGTCATGGTTTCCCCGGCCCAGGGGAAGGCAGGAAGCCAGAAGCCCCCCGAGGAGGTGCTCATTATCCTGCGCGACCGGGCTCGAAAGCTTATTCAGCAGCCGATGCCCCCTCATGAGCGTTCAGTAATTCTGCGATCCCTCGCACAGAATCACGGGGCACACATCACCCCAGCAGAAATCAGTCAGCTTCTATCTGTTGCCAGACAAGATCTGCGCGGCAGGCCGCAAGGCGTCGCCCTGGGCCAGAAGATCTGCATACAGCGCCGGAAATGGCTGTGTGAGGGCCTCTTGCCGGCCGGCCGACCCACACTCATGGTGTCGGTGCCCAAGGTCGGAAAAACCACCCTTCTCTGCGCTCTAGTCAGTGCCTGGCACTACGGCTGTGGTGAGTTTCTCGGGATGAAGCTTCATGGCAACTGCCCGCCGGTTCTGCTGCTCGGTCCCGACATGACTCCAGAAGACTGGGCTGATCTGCTTGTCCCACTCGGCCTGGCTCGTTACACGAAAGAGGATGAAGACGACGATAACCGCGAACTCGAATTACTCCCCCCCATCCAGTACCTCTGGCATTCCGAGTCCGGCATCACCCTCAACGAGGAGGGTTATGAGGAGGTCGAGGAGCAGCTTCGGGAGAATCAGGGTTCCCTGCTCATTGCCGACTCGTACACGGCTCTTACGGCCTCTCTGGGACTCGATGAATGGAAGGCTGAGGTCGCAGGCCCACTGCTGGATTTGGCCTGCCTATGCAGCCTCTACGACGCCACTCCAATCGTGATCCATCACGCTGGTAAGTCCCGTGCTGGTGAACGCGCCAGCAGCGCCTCGAGGGGGGCCAACGCATTGCCAGCTGCCGTGTCGCAGGTCGTGAGCCTGCGCTGGCTTGATGAAGCCGGACCAGGAAGCATCAGGCGGGATTCACGTGTGGTGCTCTCGACGGAAGGGCGCGCTGGCAAGCCCGTCGAGCTAGTGGTCGAACAGCAGGAAGACCGCCAGTGGGTCCTTCACGGAGAGGGCGCTCAGTTCGAGGCCGAGAAGGCCCGCCAGCGCCAGATCGAGAAGATCAACAAAAACGAACGTCAGCGCGCCGTCTACGAACTCGTGAGGGGCCGATGGGACCAGGGTCTCCGCACTGGGGTCAGCGATATCCTCAATGAGCTTGGAGACCTTTTTGAGGGAGGCGACCAGCAAAAGATGGCCCGACGCACGCTCGAGCAACTTGACCTCACCCACGGGCTCATTGAGCAGAAGAAGGAGGTGGTGGTCGGCCGTGGCCTGGTTGCTTTATACCAGGTCAAGGAATGCGGCACTAACAGGGGGTAG
- a CDS encoding recombinase family protein produces the protein MPVATRRCFSYARVSSGHQAQLGEGLQRQLAQAEAWAAAHDLVLDDTLDLIDPGRSASKGHHIREGAALHRFLAAAKAGTLGSSPVLLIEDFTRLSRLEPLDALDQIVSPLVRSGVEIVTLEDGASYTLDRLNRDPACLLILVVKAQSAAEYARRLSSYITQRRAANRADILDGKPVCTGWAPSWIEWNAEGQRWQFTPYASTVRRLVELSWEHGTTVVCRTLNAEGHRSPDGLPWSQMPIRAILRNPALHGARRTAAPGHAAAVKAWRAECSRLIKQHGSDVTLPPKPKRTYALCPDTFPAILTADEHEALLAVIKARAVSPQEKGRRDRTHYIGQQLTTCLCGAPVGARSVKPRKHSGLPGDQRYIYLVCRGRERKQTDCQAPPIRVEPIHAALLTRLQGDALAQLQESGGDGPLAALLVRQGHLIHELTQAESRHNNAAAALRDRAMAGAAVIEVYEQAVTEAAAVVAATREALAGVAAEIRAIQNQPSAGAAAEQVQALLQTFARGEDTPDQRRAINSLLRRLQVRIYLDTEAQRLGLAVGDAEPRWQPLAPGLAQKALEQGRVGTGYLTATITPEDLQRAAEQAEGSGLESVQVPAEFFGQLDQDIPAEGNKGEADFELQQG, from the coding sequence ATGCCTGTCGCCACCCGCCGCTGCTTCTCTTATGCGCGGGTCAGTTCAGGCCACCAGGCGCAACTTGGCGAAGGTCTGCAGCGTCAGCTCGCTCAGGCGGAGGCCTGGGCCGCTGCCCATGATCTTGTCCTTGACGACACCCTCGATCTGATCGACCCAGGCCGTAGCGCCAGCAAGGGGCATCACATCCGCGAAGGTGCTGCCCTGCATCGCTTCCTCGCCGCCGCCAAGGCCGGCACCCTCGGCAGCTCGCCGGTCCTGCTGATTGAGGACTTCACCCGCCTCTCACGCCTCGAGCCACTCGATGCCCTCGATCAGATCGTCTCCCCCCTGGTCCGCAGCGGCGTGGAGATCGTCACCCTTGAAGACGGCGCCAGCTATACCCTCGACCGCCTCAACCGTGACCCTGCCTGCTTGCTGATCCTGGTCGTCAAGGCGCAGAGTGCCGCCGAGTACGCCCGCCGTCTGAGCAGCTACATCACCCAGCGTCGTGCCGCCAATCGCGCCGACATCCTCGACGGCAAACCAGTCTGCACAGGCTGGGCGCCGTCATGGATCGAATGGAATGCCGAAGGGCAGCGGTGGCAGTTCACCCCCTACGCCAGCACCGTGCGCCGCCTGGTTGAGTTGAGCTGGGAGCACGGCACCACCGTCGTCTGCCGCACGCTCAACGCTGAAGGGCACCGCTCACCCGATGGTCTGCCGTGGTCGCAGATGCCGATACGCGCCATCCTCCGCAACCCCGCCCTGCATGGCGCCAGACGCACCGCTGCCCCTGGTCACGCCGCTGCGGTGAAGGCCTGGCGGGCGGAATGCTCCCGCCTGATCAAGCAGCACGGGTCTGATGTGACGTTGCCGCCGAAGCCGAAGCGCACCTATGCCCTCTGCCCTGACACCTTCCCCGCCATCCTCACCGCCGATGAGCACGAGGCCTTGCTGGCAGTCATCAAGGCACGGGCCGTCAGCCCGCAGGAGAAGGGCCGTCGTGATCGGACGCACTACATCGGCCAGCAGCTCACCACCTGCCTCTGTGGCGCTCCGGTCGGGGCACGCAGCGTCAAGCCAAGAAAGCACAGCGGGCTGCCCGGTGATCAGCGGTACATCTACCTCGTCTGCCGTGGGCGGGAGCGGAAGCAGACCGATTGCCAGGCGCCGCCGATCCGCGTCGAGCCGATCCACGCCGCTCTGCTCACCCGCCTGCAGGGTGATGCCTTGGCGCAGCTGCAAGAGAGTGGCGGTGATGGTCCGCTGGCGGCGCTGCTCGTGCGCCAGGGCCATCTCATCCATGAACTGACGCAGGCCGAAAGCCGCCACAACAATGCCGCCGCCGCCCTACGTGATCGGGCCATGGCCGGCGCTGCGGTGATCGAGGTGTACGAGCAGGCCGTCACTGAAGCCGCCGCAGTGGTGGCGGCCACCAGGGAGGCGCTGGCAGGCGTGGCGGCAGAGATCCGCGCCATACAGAACCAGCCCTCAGCCGGTGCCGCCGCCGAGCAGGTGCAGGCCCTGCTGCAGACTTTCGCCAGGGGTGAGGACACCCCAGACCAGCGCCGGGCGATCAACAGCCTGTTGCGCCGCCTGCAGGTGCGCATCTACCTCGACACCGAAGCCCAGCGGCTCGGCCTGGCCGTTGGTGATGCCGAACCTCGCTGGCAGCCGCTGGCCCCTGGCCTGGCGCAGAAGGCGCTGGAGCAAGGCCGGGTAGGCACGGGGTACCTCACGGCGACGATCACCCCGGAGGATCTGCAGCGGGCAGCAGAGCAGGCGGAGGGCAGCGGCCTCGAGAGCGTTCAGGTGCCTGCGGAGTTCTTCGGCCAGCTCGACCAGGACATTCCCGCTGAAGGCAACAAAGGCGAAGCAGACTTCGAGCTGCAACAAGGCTGA
- a CDS encoding YraN family protein, with translation MASSSNRLRGNWAEQRALRLLRSHGWRLLDRQWRCRWGELDVP, from the coding sequence GTGGCATCGTCATCCAACCGGCTGAGGGGCAACTGGGCCGAGCAGCGGGCCCTGCGCCTGCTGCGCAGCCACGGGTGGAGGCTGCTGGATCGCCAGTGGCGCTGCCGCTGGGGCGAGCTGGACGTACCTTAG
- a CDS encoding pentapeptide repeat-containing protein, producing the protein MVPSSNEATASRPWARALAFLVALALALPLGWWLPLPALAAVDVAKQVLIGADYHGQDLRGGTFNLTNLRDADLSGSDLQGASLFGAKLQDADLSNTNLRETTLDSAVFNGTDLTNAVLEDAFAFNTKFSDVIIDGADFTNVPLRGDALKALCAVARGTNPVTGRQTRDTLGCS; encoded by the coding sequence ATGGTTCCCAGCAGCAACGAGGCAACGGCCAGCCGGCCCTGGGCACGGGCGCTGGCATTTCTGGTTGCACTGGCGCTGGCGCTCCCCCTGGGCTGGTGGCTGCCCCTGCCAGCCCTGGCGGCCGTGGACGTCGCCAAGCAGGTGCTGATCGGCGCCGACTACCACGGCCAGGACCTGCGGGGCGGCACCTTCAACCTCACCAACCTGCGCGACGCCGACCTCTCCGGCTCGGATCTGCAGGGCGCCAGCCTGTTCGGCGCCAAGCTGCAGGATGCGGACCTGAGCAACACCAACCTGCGGGAAACCACCCTGGATTCTGCCGTCTTCAACGGCACCGACCTCACCAATGCGGTGCTGGAGGACGCCTTCGCCTTCAACACCAAATTCAGCGATGTGATCATCGACGGAGCCGATTTCACCAACGTGCCGCTGCGGGGGGATGCCCTCAAGGCGCTCTGCGCCGTGGCCCGCGGCACCAACCCCGTCACCGGCCGCCAGACCCGCGACACACTGGGTTGCAGCTGA
- the gap gene encoding type I glyceraldehyde-3-phosphate dehydrogenase codes for MTIRIGINGFGRIGRLAFRRALSLADVEVVGINDLIGVEYLAYMLRYDSTHGRFRGEVAVDGGQLVVNGQPIRITAERDPANLAWGELGVDYVLESTGFFLTEETARAHIAAGARRVVMSAPSKDATPIFVMGVNHGTYAGQAIVSNASCTTNCLAPIAKVLHDNFGIVNGLMTTVHATTATQKTVDGPSVKDWRGGRGAAQNIIPSSTGAAKAVGRVIPELNGKLTGMAFRVPTPDVSVVDLTVNLANPASYDQIKAAMKAASEGPMAGILGYTEDAVVSTDFLGESCTSVFDAGAGIALTDTFVKVVAWYDNEWGYSCKCLDLMRHMATVA; via the coding sequence ATGACCATCCGCATCGGCATCAACGGGTTCGGCCGTATCGGTCGCCTGGCCTTCCGCCGCGCCCTCAGCCTCGCTGATGTGGAGGTGGTGGGGATCAACGACCTGATCGGCGTGGAGTACCTGGCCTACATGCTTCGCTACGACTCCACCCACGGCCGCTTCCGGGGCGAGGTGGCGGTGGACGGCGGCCAGCTGGTGGTGAACGGCCAACCGATCCGGATCACCGCCGAGCGCGACCCGGCCAACCTCGCCTGGGGGGAGCTCGGGGTGGACTATGTGCTGGAGAGCACCGGCTTCTTCCTCACCGAGGAGACGGCCCGCGCCCACATCGCTGCCGGCGCCAGACGGGTGGTGATGAGCGCCCCCTCCAAGGACGCCACGCCGATCTTCGTGATGGGGGTGAACCACGGCACCTACGCCGGTCAGGCCATCGTGTCCAATGCCAGCTGCACCACCAACTGCCTGGCCCCGATCGCCAAGGTGCTGCACGACAACTTCGGCATCGTGAACGGACTGATGACCACCGTGCACGCCACCACCGCCACCCAGAAGACCGTGGACGGTCCCTCGGTGAAGGACTGGCGCGGTGGCCGTGGCGCCGCCCAGAACATCATCCCCAGCTCCACCGGCGCCGCCAAGGCCGTGGGCCGGGTGATCCCCGAGCTCAACGGCAAGCTCACCGGCATGGCCTTCCGGGTGCCCACCCCGGATGTGTCGGTGGTGGACCTCACCGTGAACCTGGCCAACCCGGCCAGCTACGACCAGATCAAAGCGGCGATGAAGGCGGCCAGCGAGGGCCCCATGGCGGGGATCCTCGGCTACACGGAGGATGCCGTGGTGTCCACCGACTTTCTGGGCGAAAGCTGCACCTCGGTGTTCGATGCCGGCGCGGGCATCGCCCTCACCGACACCTTCGTGAAAGTGGTGGCCTGGTACGACAACGAGTGGGGCTACAGCTGCAAGTGCCTCGACCTGATGCGCCACATGGCCACGGTGGCCTGA
- a CDS encoding DUF805 domain-containing protein → MPLIEAFTAAWSRSFDYGGRSKRGDYWWFVLANVILGVVLQLISEKLYYVYAVASLVPGIPLCVRRLRDIGKPWPWLFIGLIPIIGAIWLIVLFCQPSVPA, encoded by the coding sequence ATGCCTCTGATCGAAGCCTTCACCGCGGCCTGGAGCCGCTCGTTCGACTACGGCGGGCGCTCCAAACGCGGCGACTACTGGTGGTTCGTGCTGGCGAACGTGATCCTCGGGGTGGTCCTCCAGCTGATCTCCGAGAAGCTCTATTACGTGTACGCCGTGGCCAGCCTCGTGCCCGGCATCCCCCTCTGCGTGAGGCGGCTGCGGGACATCGGCAAGCCCTGGCCCTGGCTGTTCATCGGTCTGATTCCGATCATCGGAGCGATCTGGCTGATCGTCTTGTTCTGCCAGCCCTCCGTTCCGGCCTGA